In a single window of the Nicotiana tomentosiformis chromosome 10, ASM39032v3, whole genome shotgun sequence genome:
- the LOC138900285 gene encoding uncharacterized protein, translated as MQGEINGLKALILKDNPSAYCVHCFAHQLQLTLVAVAKKHHDINNFFDILANVLNVVGGSYKRREMLRDDQAEKLNELLVLGEVHTGSGLNQELGFKDQEKALAKSLVEDIRSYEFVYILHLMLKIMAITYDLNMALQIKDQDINGIVIPKIDEKYGLGKSKHKSSTVTYSHHFHVEVFCAAIDLQLSELNNRFSEVNTDLLLSMASLSPDDSFANYDKNKIMKLAIYYQNEFTASKLEDLSFELDNYIDYVREMDNAFSNLKGLGDLSNTLVKINIHKTCGLVYLLVKLSLILPVATATVKRAFSSIKFIKNDLRSRVGDDFLNDCLVCYIEDGVFESLAGWEKAIIMLPLQSLRIPPNPALFIDEALQRNEGRETACGDIRFLVAVI; from the exons ATGCAAGGAGAAATTAATGGTCTTAAAGCTTTGATTCTGAAAGATAATCCTTCGGCATATTGCGTACATTGCTTTGCTCATCAATTGCAATTGACTCTTGTAGCTGTTGCAAAGAAACACCatgatataaataatttttttgacaTTCTTGCTAATGTTTTGAATGTTGTTGGAGGTTCTTATAAGCGTAGGGAGATGCTTAGAGATGATCAAGCTGAAAAATTAAACGAGTTATTAGTGCTTGGTGAAGTTCATACAGGAAGTGGATTAAATCAAGAACTGGGCTTCAAAGACCAG GAGAAAGCACTAGCAAAAAGTCTAGTGGAAGATATAAGATCTTATGAGTTTGTGTATATATtacatttgatgttaaaaataatgGCAATTACATATGATTTGAATATGGCTCTGCAAATAAAAGATCAAGATATT AATGGTATTGTGATCCCAAAAATAGATGAGAAGTATGGTCTTGGAAAGTCTAAGCATAAAAGTTCAACTGTTACATATTCTCATCATTTTCATGTAGAAGTGTTTTGTGCCGCTATTGATTTGCAACTTTCGGAGCTTAACAATCGTTTTAGTGAAGTGAATACTGATCTGCTTCTTAGTATGGCTAGTTTGAGTCCTGATGATTCTTTTGCAAATTATGATAAAAACAAGATTATGAAACTTGCTATATATTATCAAAATGAGTTCACTGCTTCTAAGCTTGAAGATCTTAGTTTTGAGCTTGACAACTATATTGACTATGTTCGAGAAATGGACAATGCATTCTCTAACTTGAAAGGGCTTGGTGATCTCTCGAATACATTAGTTAAAATAAATATTCACAAGACATGTGGACTTGTTTATTTGCTTGTGAAGCTAAGTTTGATATTACCTGTGGCTACTGCAACAGTCAAAAGGGCCTTTTCCTCAATAAAGTTTATTAAAAATGACTTGCGAAGCAGAGTTGGTGATGACTTTTTGAATGATTGTTTAGTTTGTTATATAGAGGATGGAGTATTTGAAAGT TTGGCTGGCTGGGAAAAGGCCATTATCATGTTACCCTTACAATCTCTTAGAATACCTCCCAACCCTGCATTATTTATTGATGAG
- the LOC104109378 gene encoding uncharacterized protein — protein sequence MENRLKELSMEDSDEEPPLAVEINDAVNSSQLAENPELPPVGVTVITGYLGSGKSTLINYILKEQHGKRIAVILNEFGEEIGVERAMINEGEEGGLVEEWVELANGCICCTVKHSLVQALEQLVQRKERLDHILLETTGLANPAPLASVLWLDDQLESDVRLDSIITVVDAKNLRYQLKPNPNSSSFPEAYLQIAFADVIILNKVDLVSQDDSGAMLQELEKEIRDINSLANIIHSVRCQIDLSKILNCQAYDPTHAAHLEALLQENKSLTTKGLHDSEVRTLCICDTQQIDLDKVRTWLEELLWDKKYGMDVYRCKGILRVKNSDHLHTLQGVREIYEIVPSRRWRNEEIQMNKIVFIGRFLNEQILLDSLQTC from the exons atggaaaatcGACTGAAGGAGCTGAGCATGGAGGATTCCGACGAAGAACCGCCACTCGCCGTCGAAATCAACGACGCCGTCAACTCCAGTCAACTGGCGGAAAACCCCGAGCTTCCTCCGGTCGGCGTCACCGTCATCACCGGTTATCTTGGTTCTGGAAAATCCACC TTGATAAATTATATACTGAAAGAGCAACATGGGAAGAGAATAGCAGTGATACTGAATGAATTTGGGGAGGAGATAGGAGTCGAGAGAGCTATGATAAATGAAGGGGAAGAAGGCGGTCTTGTGGAAGAATGGGTAGAGCTTGCAAATGGATGTATTTGTTGTACTGTGAAGCATAGTTTGGTTCAAGCATTGGAGCAGCTTGTTCAGAGAAAAGAGAG ACTTGACCATATATTGCTAGAGACTACTGGTTTGGCAAACCCTGCCCCTCTTGCATCCGTGCTTTGGTTGGATGATCAGCTGGAATCAGATGTTAGGCTTGACTCGATTATTACT GTTGTAGATGCAAAAAACCTTCGGTATCAGCTAAAACCAAATCCTAACTCCTCTTCATTTCCTGAAGCTTACTTACAAATAGCATTTGCG GATGTTATCATTCTTAACAAGGTTGATCTAGTTTCTCAAGACGACTCAGGAGCAATGCTACAGGAACTGGAGAAGGAAATCCGTGATATTAATTCCCTTGCCAATATTATTCATTCTGTTCGTTGCCAAATTGATTTGTCAAAGATATTAAACTGCCAGGCATATGATCCTACT CATGCTGCTCATCTGGAAGCATTGTTGCAAGAGAACAAATCTCTAACTACTAAAGGCCTTCATGACAGTGAAGTCAGAACATTGTGCATCTGTGATACGCAGCAGATTGACCTGGATaag GTTCGCACATGGCTTGAGGAACTCCTTTGGGATAAAAAGTATGGCATGGATGTTTATCGTTGCAAGGGAATTTTAAGAGTCAAAAACTCGGATCACCTCCACACTTTACAG GGTGTGAGAGAAATATATGAAATTGTTCCAAGTCGCAGATGGAGAAATGAAGAGATTCAGATGAATAAAATAGTATTCATAG GTCGGTTTCTGAATGAACAGATCCTTTTGGACTCCTTACAAACTTGTTGA